One Nonomuraea angiospora DNA segment encodes these proteins:
- a CDS encoding SDR family NAD(P)-dependent oxidoreductase: MGAAGMGAAARCSVLRGRVAVWVSGKAGCDVLERFALDGKVAIVTGASSGLGVAFARGLAEAGADVVIGARRADRLEETRRLVEETGRRCLAVQTDVARPEDCDALVAAAVDAMGAVDVLINNAGIGTAVPALRETPEEFRQVIDVNLLGTYWMAQACARVMRPGSSIVNIGSILGETTAGLPQAAYSASKAAIIGLTRDLAQQWTGRRGIRVNCLEPGFFHSEMTEQFKPGYVEAVVESRVVMRRPGDPAELVAAAVFLASDAASYITGVTLPVDGGVLLT; this comes from the coding sequence ATGGGCGCGGCAGGGATGGGCGCCGCTGCGCGGTGCTCGGTCCTGCGCGGTCGCGTCGCCGTGTGGGTGAGCGGGAAGGCGGGATGTGACGTGCTGGAGCGGTTCGCGCTCGACGGCAAGGTGGCCATCGTCACCGGCGCGTCCTCGGGGCTGGGCGTCGCGTTCGCCCGTGGTCTCGCGGAGGCCGGCGCCGACGTCGTGATCGGGGCCCGGCGCGCCGACCGCCTGGAGGAGACGCGCAGGCTGGTCGAGGAGACCGGCCGGCGGTGCCTGGCCGTGCAGACCGACGTGGCCCGTCCGGAGGACTGCGACGCGCTGGTGGCCGCCGCCGTCGACGCCATGGGCGCCGTGGACGTCCTGATCAACAACGCCGGCATCGGCACCGCCGTGCCCGCGCTGCGGGAGACGCCCGAGGAGTTCCGGCAGGTCATCGACGTCAACCTGCTCGGCACGTACTGGATGGCTCAGGCGTGCGCGCGGGTGATGCGGCCCGGCTCCTCGATCGTGAACATCGGCAGCATCCTCGGCGAGACCACGGCCGGGCTGCCCCAGGCCGCCTACAGCGCCTCGAAGGCGGCGATCATCGGCCTCACCAGGGACCTCGCGCAGCAGTGGACCGGCCGGCGCGGCATCCGGGTCAACTGCCTGGAGCCGGGGTTCTTCCACTCGGAGATGACCGAGCAGTTCAAGCCCGGCTACGTGGAGGCGGTCGTCGAGTCCAGGGTGGTGATGAGGCGGCCGGGCGATCCGGCGGAGCTGGTGGCCGCGGCGGTCTTCCTGGCGAGCGACGCGGCCTCGTACATCACCGGGGTGACGCTTCCGGTGGACGGCGGAGTCCTGCTCACCTGA
- a CDS encoding response regulator transcription factor encodes MADILLIEDDVAIRTALSRGLRELGHAVSSSPTALDGLRLAVQDRPDLIVLDLGLPDLDGVELLRMLRAVSRVPVIVATARDGDAEMVPVLDAGADDYVVKPYSAAQLDARVRAVLRRAGGSAPEPALAVGALRVDPRARTATLDGAALDLTPREFDVLHYLAARPGEVVTKRELLTEVWQLPYGGADKTVDVHLSWLRRKLGETAAEPRYLHTVRGVGVKLVEPS; translated from the coding sequence ATGGCTGACATCCTGCTCATCGAGGACGACGTGGCGATCCGCACGGCGCTCAGCCGCGGCCTGCGCGAGCTCGGTCACGCCGTCTCCTCGTCCCCGACGGCGCTGGACGGGCTGCGGCTGGCCGTGCAGGACCGTCCCGACCTGATCGTGCTCGACCTGGGCCTGCCGGATCTGGACGGGGTGGAGCTGCTGCGGATGTTGCGGGCGGTCAGCCGGGTGCCGGTCATCGTGGCGACCGCGCGCGACGGGGACGCCGAGATGGTGCCGGTGCTGGACGCGGGGGCCGACGACTACGTGGTCAAGCCGTACAGCGCGGCCCAGCTCGACGCGCGGGTGCGGGCCGTCCTGCGGCGGGCCGGGGGGTCGGCGCCGGAGCCGGCGCTGGCGGTGGGGGCGTTGCGGGTGGACCCGCGGGCGCGCACGGCCACGCTCGACGGGGCGGCGCTGGATCTGACGCCGCGCGAGTTCGACGTGCTGCACTATCTGGCCGCGCGGCCCGGCGAGGTGGTGACCAAGCGGGAGCTGCTGACGGAGGTGTGGCAGCTGCCGTACGGGGGTGCCGACAAGACCGTGGACGTGCACCTGTCGTGGCTGCGCAGGAAGCTGGGCGAGACGGCCGCGGAGCCCCGATACCTGCACACGGTGCGCGGGGTCGGCGTCAAGCTGGTCGAGCCGTCATGA
- a CDS encoding sensor histidine kinase has product MRRWLALLVAATTSLVLIALLVPMALLIRAVAENGAMGRATAAAESVAVAVGTPDLELAMAQVSRPVTVFLPDGRTAGAAAARTDAVRLAATGRSVTAVASGGREVLVSAQSSGGTAVIRVFVPDAELTKGVREAWLGLLVLGIVLVVLGIVLADRLALAVTRPVDGLARVSHRLAGGDLTARAEPGGPPEVRSVALALNHLAGRIDELLVAERESVADLSHRLRTPLTGLRLDAESLRDPEEAARVQARVDALERAVSAVITEARRRSAGRASCDAAAVVGERVRFWSVLAEDQCRELSISLPDGPLPVAVSAQELAACVDALLGNVFAHTPEGASMAVRLTPHPSGAVLAVEDSGPGFDPELLERGNSGGGSTGLGLDIARRTAESSGGHLAVSTPEGGGARVEVVFTTA; this is encoded by the coding sequence GTGAGGCGGTGGCTGGCGTTGCTGGTGGCGGCCACGACGTCCCTCGTGCTGATCGCGCTGCTGGTGCCGATGGCGCTGCTCATCCGGGCCGTGGCCGAGAACGGCGCGATGGGCAGGGCGACCGCCGCCGCCGAGTCCGTTGCGGTCGCGGTGGGCACGCCCGACCTGGAGCTGGCGATGGCGCAGGTGTCGCGTCCGGTGACGGTGTTCCTGCCGGACGGGCGTACGGCGGGGGCGGCGGCGGCCCGTACCGACGCGGTGCGCCTGGCCGCGACCGGGCGCAGCGTCACTGCCGTGGCCTCCGGTGGCAGGGAGGTGCTGGTCTCCGCGCAGTCGTCCGGGGGGACGGCGGTGATCAGGGTGTTCGTGCCGGACGCGGAGCTGACGAAGGGCGTGCGCGAGGCGTGGCTGGGGCTGCTCGTGCTGGGGATCGTCCTGGTGGTGCTGGGGATCGTGCTGGCGGACCGGCTGGCGCTGGCCGTCACGCGGCCGGTGGACGGGCTGGCCCGGGTCTCGCACCGGCTGGCCGGCGGCGACCTGACGGCCCGGGCGGAGCCGGGCGGGCCGCCGGAGGTGCGTTCGGTGGCGCTGGCGCTCAACCATCTGGCGGGGCGGATCGATGAGCTGCTGGTGGCGGAGCGGGAGTCGGTGGCCGACCTGTCGCACCGGCTGCGTACCCCTTTGACCGGCCTCAGGCTGGACGCCGAGTCGCTGCGGGACCCGGAGGAGGCGGCACGGGTGCAGGCCCGCGTGGACGCGCTGGAGCGGGCGGTGAGCGCCGTCATCACCGAGGCGCGGCGCCGCTCGGCCGGGCGCGCGTCGTGCGACGCGGCGGCGGTGGTGGGGGAGCGGGTGCGGTTCTGGTCGGTGCTGGCGGAGGACCAGTGCCGCGAGCTGTCGATCTCGCTGCCCGACGGGCCGCTGCCCGTCGCGGTGAGCGCCCAGGAGCTCGCGGCCTGCGTGGATGCCCTGCTCGGCAACGTCTTCGCGCACACGCCGGAAGGGGCCTCCATGGCGGTACGGCTCACGCCGCACCCGTCGGGGGCCGTGCTGGCGGTCGAGGACTCGGGGCCCGGCTTCGACCCGGAGCTGCTGGAACGGGGCAACAGCGGGGGCGGTTCGACCGGCCTCGGGCTCGACATCGCCCGCCGTACCGCCGAGTCCTCGGGCGGCCACCTGGCCGTCTCCACGCCCGAAGGGGGCGGCGCACGGGTGGAGGTGGTCTTTACCACCGCTTAG
- a CDS encoding PepSY domain-containing protein, with product MQITKKFIVVGAGIVTLVAGGGVAFAATTSPAATPNVTAAAPKVTAEQAMQIAHKEVAGAWVSEVDYQRRGTRPDVWEVELTKGTQRHELDVDAATGKVTKHETDKNDDHGRDDHGHDDD from the coding sequence ATGCAGATCACGAAGAAGTTCATCGTCGTCGGTGCCGGGATCGTCACGCTGGTCGCGGGCGGGGGCGTCGCCTTCGCCGCCACCACGTCCCCGGCCGCCACGCCCAACGTCACGGCCGCCGCGCCCAAGGTCACGGCCGAGCAGGCCATGCAGATCGCGCACAAGGAGGTGGCCGGGGCCTGGGTCAGCGAGGTCGACTACCAGCGCAGGGGCACGCGGCCCGACGTGTGGGAGGTCGAGCTGACCAAGGGCACGCAGCGCCACGAACTGGACGTGGACGCGGCCACCGGCAAGGTCACCAAGCACGAGACGGACAAGAACGACGACCACGGCCGTGACGACCACGGCCACGACGACGACTGA
- a CDS encoding endonuclease/exonuclease/phosphatase family protein — translation MHATKRIKVMIAAAVTVLASTALPAPAHATTNLVVLNWNVAGDTADMKAIAGVIRGSGANIVTVQEIHRKPEADQVKQLADELGWDITANAHFGAGDNPGPCDDPQPGKAGNAILSAFKILERVTIPISDFETCPVNRSMAGAKLDLGGGSTITVFTTHLSPGLSATSVARREAQADKVRNYLANRSPLILTGDFNAPPTDALSKKFVSAGWVDTGARYANQPTHGDARIDYIYTKGVTTTSGSVLSSTLSDHRPIVMKMTR, via the coding sequence ATGCATGCGACAAAACGGATCAAAGTGATGATTGCCGCCGCGGTCACGGTGCTCGCCTCCACCGCCCTGCCCGCCCCGGCGCACGCCACGACGAACCTGGTGGTCCTCAACTGGAACGTCGCGGGCGACACCGCCGACATGAAGGCCATCGCCGGGGTGATCCGCGGCAGCGGCGCCAACATCGTGACCGTGCAGGAGATCCATCGCAAGCCGGAAGCCGACCAGGTCAAGCAGTTAGCGGACGAGCTCGGCTGGGACATCACGGCCAACGCCCACTTCGGCGCGGGCGACAACCCCGGCCCCTGTGACGATCCGCAGCCGGGCAAGGCGGGCAACGCGATCCTGTCCGCGTTCAAGATCCTCGAACGCGTGACGATCCCGATCAGCGACTTCGAGACCTGCCCGGTCAACCGCTCCATGGCCGGGGCCAAGCTCGACCTCGGCGGCGGCTCGACGATCACGGTGTTCACCACCCACCTGTCCCCCGGCCTGTCGGCCACCTCGGTGGCCCGCCGCGAGGCCCAGGCGGACAAGGTGCGCAATTACCTCGCCAACCGGTCCCCGCTGATCCTCACCGGCGACTTCAACGCGCCGCCCACGGACGCGCTGTCGAAGAAGTTCGTGAGCGCGGGCTGGGTGGACACCGGCGCCAGGTATGCCAACCAGCCGACCCACGGGGACGCCCGCATCGACTACATCTACACCAAGGGCGTCACCACCACGAGCGGCTCCGTCCTGTCGAGCACCCTGTCCGACCACCGTCCGATCGTCATGAAGATGACCCGCTGA
- a CDS encoding HNH endonuclease family protein: MGRRVRAFMAGTATVAVLAGCGGLQGQSSAGTDKGGKSDSVSVSDARKKLDKLTVKGRAPKTGFDRDKFGPAWADVDHNGCDTRNDILKRDLVDEKFKAGTHDCIVLSGTLHDPYSGKTINFKRGQDTSTAVQIDHVIPLSDAWQKGAQQWAADKRKEFANDPLNLMAVDGPLNGQKSDSDAATWLPPRKAYRCTYIARQIDVKTKYGVWVTSAEKDAMESILSSC; encoded by the coding sequence GTGGGGCGGCGGGTTCGGGCGTTCATGGCCGGTACGGCCACGGTGGCGGTGCTGGCGGGCTGCGGCGGGCTGCAGGGGCAGTCCTCGGCCGGCACCGATAAGGGGGGCAAGTCCGACTCGGTGTCCGTGTCGGACGCCCGCAAGAAGCTCGACAAGTTAACCGTCAAGGGCCGCGCGCCGAAGACCGGGTTCGACCGGGACAAGTTCGGCCCGGCGTGGGCGGACGTCGACCACAACGGCTGCGACACCCGTAACGACATTCTCAAGCGGGACCTGGTGGACGAGAAGTTCAAGGCCGGGACCCACGACTGCATCGTGCTGAGCGGCACGCTGCACGACCCGTACAGCGGCAAGACGATCAACTTCAAGCGCGGTCAGGACACCAGCACCGCCGTCCAGATCGACCATGTGATCCCGCTGTCGGACGCCTGGCAGAAGGGCGCGCAGCAGTGGGCGGCGGACAAGCGCAAGGAGTTCGCCAACGACCCGCTGAACCTCATGGCCGTCGACGGCCCGCTCAACGGCCAGAAGAGCGACTCCGACGCCGCCACCTGGCTGCCGCCGCGCAAGGCGTACCGGTGCACCTACATCGCCCGCCAGATCGACGTGAAGACGAAGTACGGCGTCTGGGTGACGTCGGCGGAGAAGGACGCCATGGAGAGCATCCTGTCGAGCTGCTGA
- a CDS encoding helix-turn-helix transcriptional regulator, translating into MAQRRLLEGLGVTVAEETAYRALLRHGPATLSQLAAETGSSAAAIRRMLPRLEDLGLISRVAGRPLRLIATPPNVAIDILVARRQEEIAHSRAAAALLATEVADRNGPNPEEVLEVVSGRDAVARRYLQLERNATREMLVLVHPPYAVDVSDDLENRRRAARQGAPTRGIYGPQAFEHPGMLAHTRRAVADGEQARLGQVPVKLAIADARTAILPLVSDEDQAVESALVVHPSALLDALVGLFETLWRAAVPLRLTAAEGLEPEVWPRTPDTEVLALLAAGMKDDAIARQLGLSPRTVQRRVQMLCERLDARTRFHAGFLAAQHRLLE; encoded by the coding sequence ATGGCGCAGCGGCGCTTGCTGGAGGGACTCGGCGTCACCGTCGCCGAGGAGACCGCCTACCGCGCGCTGCTCAGGCACGGACCTGCGACGCTGAGCCAGCTCGCCGCCGAGACCGGCTCCTCCGCCGCGGCCATCCGCCGCATGCTGCCCAGGCTGGAGGACCTCGGCCTCATCTCCCGGGTGGCCGGCCGGCCGCTGCGGCTGATCGCCACCCCGCCGAACGTCGCCATCGACATCCTCGTCGCGCGCCGCCAGGAGGAGATCGCGCACAGCAGGGCCGCCGCCGCGCTGCTGGCCACCGAGGTCGCCGACCGCAACGGGCCGAACCCGGAGGAGGTGCTGGAGGTGGTGAGCGGGCGCGACGCCGTGGCCCGCCGCTATCTCCAGCTGGAGCGCAACGCCACGCGGGAGATGCTCGTGCTGGTGCATCCGCCGTACGCGGTGGACGTCAGCGACGACCTGGAGAACCGCAGGCGGGCGGCCCGCCAGGGGGCGCCCACCCGCGGCATTTACGGTCCGCAGGCGTTCGAGCACCCCGGCATGCTGGCCCACACGCGGCGGGCCGTCGCCGACGGCGAGCAGGCCAGGCTCGGGCAGGTGCCGGTCAAGCTGGCCATCGCCGACGCCCGCACCGCCATCCTGCCCCTGGTCTCCGACGAGGACCAGGCCGTGGAGAGCGCGCTCGTGGTGCACCCGTCCGCGCTGCTGGACGCCCTGGTGGGGCTGTTCGAGACGCTGTGGCGGGCCGCCGTGCCGCTCCGCCTGACCGCCGCGGAGGGCCTGGAGCCCGAGGTGTGGCCGCGCACGCCCGACACCGAGGTGCTGGCGCTGCTGGCGGCCGGGATGAAGGACGACGCCATCGCCAGGCAGCTGGGGCTCAGCCCGCGTACGGTGCAGCGCCGGGTGCAGATGCTGTGCGAGCGCCTGGACGCCAGGACCCGCTTCCACGCGGGGTTCCTCGCCGCCCAGCACCGCCTGCTCGAATGA
- a CDS encoding DUF2277 domain-containing protein: MCRSIKTLRPPFTESVTEEDVRAAALQYVRKISGFRAPAAHNAEAFDRAVETITRASEELLGALQVRGSR; the protein is encoded by the coding sequence ATGTGTAGAAGCATCAAGACCCTGCGCCCCCCGTTCACCGAGAGCGTGACCGAGGAGGACGTGCGGGCGGCGGCGTTGCAGTACGTCAGGAAGATCTCCGGCTTCCGCGCGCCCGCCGCGCACAACGCCGAGGCGTTCGACCGGGCGGTGGAGACGATCACCAGGGCGTCGGAGGAGCTGCTCGGGGCTCTCCAAGTTCGCGGATCGCGTTGA
- a CDS encoding IclR family transcriptional regulator — MSVQSVDRALDVLEALAEHGGEAGLSEIAARTGLPYGTIHRLLRTLLVRGYVRQESDKRYALGGGLVRLGGIAGSMVGGWAQPYLTKMVELSGETANLAVLEGDFVVYVAQVPSPRRLRMFAEVGRRVLPHSTAVGKVLLAGRPAAEAVAVFERTGMPRRTPNTITDLTAMLAELELVKAQGHAMDLGEEELGVHCLAVPVWDGDRVVAAMSVSGPAERIDAIDREDLAEGMRKIALDFGNELGPATDGR; from the coding sequence ATGAGCGTCCAGTCGGTGGATCGGGCGCTGGACGTGCTGGAGGCGCTGGCCGAGCACGGGGGCGAGGCGGGCCTGTCGGAGATCGCCGCCAGGACCGGCCTGCCGTACGGGACCATCCACCGGCTGCTGCGCACCCTGCTCGTCCGCGGCTACGTGCGCCAGGAATCCGACAAGAGGTACGCCCTGGGCGGCGGCCTCGTGCGGCTGGGCGGCATCGCCGGGAGCATGGTGGGCGGGTGGGCGCAGCCGTACCTGACCAAGATGGTCGAGCTGTCCGGCGAGACCGCCAACCTGGCCGTGCTCGAAGGCGACTTCGTCGTCTACGTGGCGCAGGTGCCCTCGCCGCGCAGGCTGCGGATGTTCGCCGAGGTGGGCCGGCGGGTGCTGCCGCACAGCACGGCCGTGGGCAAGGTGCTGCTGGCCGGGCGGCCCGCGGCCGAGGCGGTGGCCGTCTTCGAGCGCACCGGCATGCCCCGCCGCACCCCCAACACGATCACCGACCTGACGGCCATGCTGGCCGAACTCGAGCTCGTCAAAGCGCAGGGCCACGCCATGGACCTGGGCGAGGAGGAGCTCGGCGTGCACTGCCTGGCCGTGCCCGTGTGGGACGGCGACCGGGTGGTGGCCGCGATGTCGGTCTCCGGGCCCGCCGAGCGGATCGACGCGATCGACCGCGAGGACCTGGCCGAGGGCATGCGCAAGATCGCCCTCGACTTCGGCAACGAGCTCGGTCCGGCGACTGACGGGCGCTGA
- a CDS encoding (Fe-S)-binding protein, whose protein sequence is MDPELINDCVHCGFCLPTCPTYVLWGEEMDSPRGRIHLMKQHVEGTPVTPEMAGHFDACLGCMACVTACPSGVRYDRLIEQTRAEVEREHVRDPQERAVRGIVFGLFPYPRRLRLLRPGMWLAERLAPFLARVHPSLGAMAALAPRVERRQRMPRVVRARGERRAVVGMLTGCVQGEFFPQVNAATARVLSLEGCDVVIPRGQGCCGALSVHSGRDDQARRLARRTVRTFEKAGVDTVVVNAAGCGSSMKEYGELLGREPGFRVVDLSEYLAELGPVAKRHSLPLTVAYHDACHLAHAQGVRAQPRELLSGIPDLVVREIPESAICCGSAGTYNIFQPQAARDLGDRKAASVATTGAELLVSANPGCTMQIAAAMRRAGSDIRVAHTAEVLDASLRGVSL, encoded by the coding sequence GTGGACCCCGAACTGATCAACGACTGTGTGCACTGCGGGTTCTGTCTTCCCACGTGCCCGACGTACGTGCTGTGGGGCGAGGAGATGGACTCCCCGCGCGGCCGCATCCACCTGATGAAGCAGCACGTCGAGGGCACCCCGGTCACGCCCGAGATGGCCGGGCACTTCGACGCCTGCCTGGGGTGCATGGCGTGCGTCACGGCCTGCCCGTCCGGCGTCCGCTACGACCGGCTGATCGAGCAGACCAGGGCCGAGGTGGAGCGCGAGCACGTGCGGGATCCGCAGGAGCGGGCCGTGCGCGGGATCGTGTTCGGCCTGTTCCCTTATCCGCGCCGGCTGCGGCTGCTGCGGCCGGGGATGTGGCTGGCCGAGCGGCTGGCGCCGTTCCTCGCCAGGGTCCATCCGAGCCTCGGGGCCATGGCCGCGCTCGCGCCGCGCGTCGAGCGCCGGCAGCGGATGCCGCGCGTGGTCAGGGCCAGGGGCGAGCGGCGGGCCGTGGTGGGCATGCTCACCGGATGCGTGCAGGGCGAGTTCTTCCCCCAGGTGAACGCGGCCACCGCGCGGGTGCTCTCCCTGGAGGGCTGCGACGTGGTCATCCCGCGCGGCCAGGGCTGCTGCGGAGCGCTCAGCGTGCACTCCGGGCGCGACGACCAGGCCAGGCGGCTGGCGCGCCGCACGGTCAGGACGTTCGAGAAGGCCGGGGTCGACACCGTCGTGGTGAACGCGGCCGGCTGCGGCTCGTCGATGAAGGAGTACGGCGAGCTGCTCGGGCGCGAACCGGGGTTCAGGGTGGTCGATCTGTCGGAATACCTCGCCGAGCTGGGGCCCGTGGCCAAGCGGCACTCGCTGCCGCTCACCGTCGCCTACCACGACGCCTGCCACCTGGCCCACGCCCAGGGCGTGCGCGCCCAGCCGCGCGAGCTGCTGAGCGGCATCCCCGACCTGGTGGTCCGCGAGATCCCCGAGTCGGCCATCTGCTGCGGGTCGGCGGGCACGTACAACATCTTCCAGCCGCAGGCCGCCCGCGACCTCGGCGACAGGAAGGCCGCCTCGGTCGCCACGACCGGCGCCGAGCTGCTGGTCTCGGCCAACCCCGGCTGCACGATGCAGATCGCGGCGGCCATGCGGCGCGCCGGCTCGGACATCAGGGTGGCCCACACGGCCGAAGTGCTCGACGCCTCGCTGCGCGGGGTTTCCCTATGA
- a CDS encoding FAD-binding oxidoreductase: MLADTGVTIRQADADDAVNGVRPRWVALPETVEEISAVLRACAEQDLAAVPAGGGTKLHWGAPPERCDVLIDLCCMNSLIEHAAGDLVVRAQAGLTMDALAAALAEQGQELALDPPFKEHTTVGGTLATATAGPRAFRYGTPRDLLIGITVVLPDGTVARSGGRVVKNVAGYDLGKLFTGSQGTLGVIAEATFRLHPLPAERRWLVATTAPAGDVLLRLAASQAEPSAVEIDCPDGKEATVAVLVEGAAAEQRALGLREVLGEGTITAEAPEWWGLILRDDVLLETRFPPARAADALAAAGEAGFAFRGSAAAGRAYLELWGEVAEEELAAAVTRLRGRIEALGGRLNVLATPYEGVDRWGQVSGLPLMRRVKERFDPGRRMSPGRFLGGI, encoded by the coding sequence ATGCTGGCCGACACGGGGGTGACCATCAGGCAGGCGGACGCCGACGACGCCGTCAACGGCGTGCGGCCCCGCTGGGTCGCCCTGCCCGAGACGGTCGAGGAGATCTCGGCCGTGCTGCGGGCCTGCGCCGAGCAGGACCTGGCGGCGGTGCCCGCGGGCGGCGGCACGAAGCTGCACTGGGGCGCCCCGCCCGAGCGCTGCGACGTGCTCATCGACCTGTGCTGCATGAACTCCCTCATCGAACACGCCGCCGGCGACCTCGTGGTGCGCGCGCAGGCCGGGCTGACCATGGACGCGCTGGCCGCCGCGCTCGCCGAGCAGGGGCAGGAGCTGGCGCTCGACCCGCCGTTCAAGGAGCACACCACGGTCGGCGGCACGCTCGCCACCGCGACCGCGGGCCCGCGCGCCTTCCGGTACGGCACCCCCCGCGACCTGCTCATCGGCATCACGGTCGTGCTGCCCGACGGGACCGTCGCCAGGTCCGGCGGCCGGGTGGTCAAGAACGTCGCCGGCTACGACCTCGGCAAGCTCTTCACCGGCTCCCAGGGCACGCTCGGCGTGATCGCGGAGGCCACGTTCCGGCTGCACCCGCTGCCCGCGGAGCGGCGCTGGCTCGTGGCGACCACCGCACCGGCCGGGGACGTGCTGCTCCGCCTGGCCGCCTCCCAGGCCGAGCCGTCCGCCGTGGAGATCGACTGCCCCGACGGCAAGGAGGCGACGGTCGCGGTGCTGGTGGAGGGCGCGGCGGCCGAGCAGCGCGCGCTGGGGCTGCGCGAGGTGCTGGGCGAGGGCACGATCACGGCCGAGGCGCCGGAGTGGTGGGGGCTGATCCTCAGGGACGACGTGCTGCTGGAGACCCGGTTCCCGCCCGCGCGCGCGGCCGACGCTCTGGCCGCCGCCGGGGAGGCCGGGTTCGCCTTCCGCGGGTCGGCCGCGGCGGGGCGGGCGTACCTGGAGCTCTGGGGCGAGGTCGCGGAGGAGGAGCTGGCGGCGGCCGTCACCCGGCTGCGCGGGCGGATCGAGGCGCTGGGCGGGCGGCTGAACGTGCTGGCCACGCCGTACGAGGGCGTCGACAGGTGGGGGCAGGTGAGCGGGCTGCCGTTGATGCGGCGGGTCAAGGAACGGTTCGATCCCGGGCGCAGGATGTCTCCCGGCCGGTTCCTGGGAGGGATCTGA
- a CDS encoding FAD-linked oxidase C-terminal domain-containing protein, giving the protein METLTAALRSLLPHDSVITDPVRLRTYECDGLTYHRATPGVVVLPDTAEQVARVVRVCNDFGVPFVARGSGTGLSGGALPREDGVLIVTSKMRRILEIDLDNRRAVVEPGVTNLAITEAVRDRGYYYAPDPSSQQVCSIGGNVAENSGGAHCLKYGFTVNHVEACEIVTPDGDLVTLDRMDPGYDLLGAFIGSEGTLGIATKITVRLSRAPEAVTTVLAAFESIEQGGQAVSAIIGAGIVPAAIEMMDALAIEAAEAAVACRYPEGAGAVLIVELDGPRAEVDEQFARLTEICSGAFELRVAAGAAERAAIWKGRKSAFAAVGRISPAYIVQDGVVPRTSLPGVLAAIDRLSHEHGIRVANVFHAGDGNLHPLVLFDDAEPGAGERAEVVSGAILDLCIEHGGSITGEHGVGVDKSRYMPKMFSADDLDTMQLVRCAFDPRGLSNPGKVFPTPRLCGEVPGVRKGVHPLVESGKAEQF; this is encoded by the coding sequence CTGGAAACGCTGACAGCGGCCCTGCGCTCGCTGCTGCCCCATGACTCGGTGATCACCGATCCGGTGCGCCTGCGCACGTACGAGTGCGACGGCCTCACCTACCACCGGGCGACCCCCGGCGTGGTCGTGCTGCCCGACACGGCCGAGCAGGTCGCCCGCGTGGTCCGCGTGTGCAACGACTTCGGCGTGCCCTTCGTGGCCAGGGGCTCGGGCACCGGCCTGTCGGGGGGCGCGCTCCCCCGCGAGGACGGCGTGCTCATCGTCACCTCCAAGATGCGCAGGATCCTGGAGATCGACCTGGACAACCGCCGGGCGGTCGTCGAGCCCGGCGTGACCAACCTGGCCATCACCGAGGCCGTGCGCGACCGGGGCTACTACTACGCGCCCGATCCCTCCAGCCAGCAGGTCTGCTCCATCGGCGGCAACGTCGCCGAGAACTCCGGCGGCGCCCACTGCCTCAAGTACGGCTTCACGGTCAACCACGTCGAGGCCTGCGAGATCGTCACCCCCGACGGCGACCTGGTCACGCTCGACCGCATGGACCCCGGCTACGACCTGCTGGGCGCGTTCATCGGCTCCGAGGGCACGCTGGGCATCGCCACCAAGATCACGGTACGCCTCAGCCGCGCGCCGGAGGCCGTGACCACGGTGCTGGCCGCGTTCGAGAGCATCGAGCAGGGAGGCCAGGCCGTCTCGGCGATCATCGGCGCGGGCATCGTGCCCGCCGCGATCGAGATGATGGACGCGCTGGCCATCGAGGCGGCCGAGGCGGCGGTGGCCTGCCGCTACCCCGAGGGCGCGGGCGCCGTGCTGATCGTGGAGCTGGACGGCCCGCGGGCGGAGGTGGACGAGCAGTTCGCCCGGCTCACGGAGATCTGCTCGGGCGCCTTCGAGCTGCGGGTGGCCGCCGGCGCGGCCGAGCGGGCGGCGATCTGGAAGGGCCGCAAGTCGGCGTTCGCCGCCGTCGGGCGCATCAGCCCGGCCTACATCGTGCAGGACGGCGTGGTGCCGCGCACGTCCCTGCCCGGTGTGCTGGCGGCCATCGACCGGCTCTCGCACGAGCACGGCATCAGGGTGGCCAACGTCTTCCACGCGGGAGACGGCAACCTGCACCCGCTCGTGCTGTTCGACGACGCGGAGCCGGGGGCCGGCGAGCGGGCCGAGGTGGTGTCCGGGGCGATCCTGGACCTGTGCATCGAGCACGGCGGCTCGATCACGGGCGAGCACGGAGTCGGGGTGGATAAATCCCGCTATATGCCGAAGATGTTCAGCGCGGACGACCTGGACACCATGCAACTCGTCCGGTGCGCGTTCGACCCCCGTGGCCTGTCGAACCCGGGCAAGGTCTTCCCCACCCCGCGCCTGTGCGGCGAGGTGCCGGGAGTGCGCAAGGGCGTGCACCCGCTGGTGGAGTCGGGAAAGGCGGAGCAGTTCTGA